The Alosa alosa isolate M-15738 ecotype Scorff River chromosome 11, AALO_Geno_1.1, whole genome shotgun sequence sequence TCCACGACAACGAagacaacaccaacaacaacgcCGCCTCCACCTCCCCTATGTCGTGTCTGTGTGGTGGCTGAGGAGAGCAGGTGAGACTTGGGTCCCAAGCAGCGCAGAATGGATGACGTACGAGCGCATCAGTGGCTTTTCACCTGGGTCCCTGTGGCAGGTAGAGCCAATTGCTACAGATTAGGAGGAGACAGAAAAAGGGacaagaaagatagaaagaaagggagggagaaggaaagagaaagaaggtgaaagagacagaaagtgagagggagtggagagagagagaaaacgaaaCAGGATATGATCCAAGAGAGAGTGAAttggagagatggagtgtgaGCGGGGTACAAGGTACAAGGGAAGTTGTCAAAGGAGGATAAAAACAGCAACTTGAGTCTGCAGCTGAGAAGTGGTTTTCCACTAGCCGCTGGCCAGTAAAGTGTTGATCTAAagggttgttttttttctcagggAAGGATCAGTCTCTCTGCTGACCCACTAAAAGCTTCTCCCACCAGCCTCCCCACCTCTCCCCTCACTGACCTCCCCACCTTCCCTCACCAGCCTCCCCACCTCTCCCCTCAACTCCCCCCAGCAGACTCACTGCCTCTCCCCTCACCTCTCTTCATAGCCAAAGAGACTCGGAGCTGTCAGAACAGTGTGACTCAATCTTAACCCATGGATGCCCTCTGAACTTCCATAGCCAGATTAAAACAGAACAAAAGGCTACGTAAAACAACTACCCTTGGGGCATGTAAAGTGCCTCAAAAGCCCCTCATTACAACAGAGCCTAAAGGGTCCTTCGGGGCAGGGGCTGAAGTAGAGGGTGGAAACGGATTGGCACCCGAGTTGACTGCTCAGCGGATGGATCGCTTCTCTTATAAAACACTTGTCTCGTAAAGCGCTCGGCTCATTATCAAAGGACCATGAGAAGAGCAGGTTTTCCTCACATCTTCAAACAGCCCAGCGGAGATccttccatgtttgtgtgtgtgtgtgtgagctgtgacCGAGACAGCGTGGGAGCTGAGATGCAGAGAGCACAGAGTGGGAATGGGATGCAATGTGCTCGGCGGAGGCTGCATTGGGAATGTCAGGAGCCACAGGCACCCATAGGCCAGGTTgggctggaggagaggaggtagaagagaggagaggagaagagaagaggagaagaagaaagagaggagaggagaagagaggaaagcagaggatagaagaagagaagagaggagaggagaagagaggagagcagaggagaagagatgaaaagagaggagaggaaaggggaggagaggagaagaggagcagagaggagaagagaggagaggaaaggggaggagaggagaagaaaggagaggagagcagagcagaggagaagagaagagaggaggggagaggagaagagaagagaggagggaagggaggagaggaggagaagagaggagaggaaaggggaggagaggaaaagagaggagagcagaggagaagagaggagagcagagaagagaagagaggagaggaaaggggaggagaggagaagagaggagaggaaagctcACTCCACTCCAAATGACCCCACTGGTACAGCCTCTTTGCTGGTTGGCTGAGGACAGAGGAAATGCGATAACTGTGAGCCGTGTATTACCGGTCCCAGGCTGGcttgaatgaacaggtatgataagggatcagatttcaaaaataattcagtggaaatgcatggattccagtttcttccagtagcagcaagtggaatccatgcatttccactgaattatttttgaaatctgattcttactcgtcgctcgacttatcgtgacaattcaagatggctgcaaacgctaaacttcgtgaagatactgtctgtataaatcgtcttgtaagtaaactaccagtgctttttcaaaagttctcaatgtctctgttttaaatgtcagggccctcggaagtctaccaatgaagtgtgaagatacattgagccctcgtaaatggtgtaaaacagtgatttatttgcatggctagcccgatgcgtcaagcaccaccattgaaaaaagctgttggtagcatcgggcaactagcccagattttggagtgcagggacaagccgagatgggctatgagacataatgctcacactcggtatcatgtttcaacacactttaggtcaatatcacaccggaattctcctttaacttccAGTCCACTACACATGCTCTTAACTCTTAAATCTGTAATCATACCTTTGACTGATTTCTAGATGTTatctggtctctctctcacctactTTTTCTCCCTAGTAATCAGCATTCATAAGTGTGCAAAAACCAACCCACCAATACAGATTAACCCACcaataaccccacacacacacacacacacacctgtattgcatttctccccctcctcttctaaAGTGCTACAGCACAGAGGGCGGCTGGAAGGTGTCCGGGCAGGTGCATTGCAGGGGCAGGGAGGGTCAAGCTATTATTGGGTGTGATATTTCCATCCAGGGCGAAAACGTCTGATGTCAACCAATTTAGCAGTGTGACCACTAtgaagagcgagagagggagggagagagggattggCAGACAAAGACATGGGTCACTGGGGAATAGGAAGTAGAAAgtccccccctcacccccatcctcAAATGCCCAGCCCCTGGGACATCAATGAAAAGATGTGAGATGTGAACACTGACACCAAAATGTGGCAGGATAATGCAGACCAGGTAAGAAGACAGCTGATGTGTCTGTTCACATCTTTGAATCAAAGATGGAAAGTACAGTATATCTAAATGCCCACTTTACATTTACGTGCACTCTGAAGAAAAAGacattgattaaaaaaaagctttggCATGACAGAGAATTTGTGGGTGATCTAAAACATTTAAGTCAGATGAGGTAATAACACACATGCAGTTCAAAACTCTGTAGTAACTGAGTTAATCATAACCACTCAAGTGCCAAGCCTACAAGATTTACTCAGCTCAGAACCACAACCTTTGGCCCAGTAATGTTTGTGCAATACACtgcagaaatagagagagagagagagagagagagagagagagagtgctgtgtCACACAAATCCATGTTGTTACTCTGTGCGGCTGACCGGTCTGGAGACATTCACCATTGCACCTATTCAGAAAAGGTCTGTAAAAACATTAAAGGAATCTCACTTGTACTTGTGTCATGTACAATACTcacatgtttaaaatgttttaaaaagctTGTATACACTTTTTATACTAAATGACATAATGTCCTTCAATATGCCAGGTAGGTCACATACAAAACATGTTTAACATATTTTCTTCAATGCTACTGTATTAACACaatgttattattatataataaagaATATGAATTTTGCAGACTTTTTGGCCAGAGATGGCTTCTGTCAATCCAAGTCTGCTGCTACTGGCTCTTCTGGTCTGTGGTCTTCACTGCATACACAGTGGTCAGGTGCTGGTCAACCCAGGAGAGTACAGCCACTGGCAGAACATGCGGGTCATCGTGGAGGAGCTCGTGGAGCGCAACCACAGTGTGACCGTTTTGGTTAACACCGCCTCCCCGACAGTGAATCTCACACGCCAGGAGCGCTTCCGCTTTCACCTTTTCAATGTCCCCCTGCAGAAGGAAAACATGACCGCGCTCTGGGACGACTTTGTGGACCTCTGGAAATACCAGATGAATGGGACAGGCTGGCAGGTGCTTTCCAAGACGTCGGACTTGATGGCGTCCTTCAATTCGTATATCTCCGTTATCTGCAAAGCCCTGGTAGGAAACAAGACTCTCGTGGAGGACCTGAGACGGTCCAGGTACGAGGTGATCCTAACTGACCCCTTCACCCCCTGTGGGGACCTCATGGCCGACGCACTGGACGTGCCGTTCATAATAACAATGAGAATTACGTTCGGCTTCATCTATGAGAGAATGTGTGGGCAGATGCCCACCCTGCCATCTTTTGTACCCTGCACCCCAATCTTGGCCACAGACCAGATGAATTTCAGGGAGAGGCTGGTTAATTTCGGGAGCTACTTTATGCATTCTGCCATGTTTCTTCTTCATACATCAAAGTACCTAAGCAGTGTCTACAGTGAGATCAAAGGTATGGGATCAACAATTTAAGTTATCAGGGAATAAGATTAATATGCAtttaatttatctttttttattttttagaatttaatatatgtatttttttctgcCTTAATGGTTTTAGATTATAACCGGCCTGGCAGGTTATCGACTAAGCAATGATAATTCATATTTGATTGATGTCATAATACATGTCTTCATGCATGGATGGTCAGCTTTTATTACAACTTGTCTTTATAAAATCCCAATTAACCTATAAATTAACTAttctcacaaactcacacaattCTCATATTAAATCAAAATAGAAAAATGACTGATCAGATTACATAAATCTGAAGACAACACAGAATGCTAGAGTATAATTGCATTTATGATGGACTGAATGGAGGATTGAAAAAGTGCATCCACTTAAGGGCCATGTCTGGAGTCTCAATACACTTCATCTAAGTGTTCATTTATGCTACTCAGTTCTTGTGGAAAACAcaagataatgaatataaacTCTAATCTAACTGAGGTCATATTCATAACCTACACTCTTTCAGTGGGCCACTGGGCCAAAGACACTTTTTGACTGAGGAAGACACTGTGCAGCGAAATGTTTACACCTATTTAAGTCTCAAAAATCTATTTGTGTGCTCTGGTCTAGAGGTCTGCACGGGACAGATTTTTTAAGTCCCGCGCAGGCAACATTCTATCCCACTCCCGCAATAATGTGTAATTTTTAGTCCTGCTCCCGCCCGCATTTGTAACATTaggtcccgctcccgcccgcaaaAGCCCGCAGGATATGCAGGAGCGATATTTAGTTTTGCCTTCTGTTTCACAAAAGGagcacttgacacacacaactgaaaaaAACTACCAAAACTGATTTTAAGTTTCATgattctgaatgtaggctactgtaacaaAGCTATGCTAGCTGGCATTCGTTCTTTAGAAAGACACTAACATCTGAAGTAATCTAGTggtgtcctcttcctctgtcatgctttcgatttccAGTTTCAACAACGCAGCAGCAGGAAAGAATTGAACCCACGTAGGCCTAAACGACAGTAGGCCTATCCATCATTTAGGCTGCTTAAACCCactttttaatgctgcctaacacaATATCTAGCTCAACTATAATCCTATACACTACTAATTTCTATATGTTATTTTACGcatatatttaatttgcgggagtgcagtgaatcatcggtttcTCCCGCACCCACAAACGCACCTCTCTTATCCCGCCCACTCCTGCATAGAGCTTTCAAAACGTGTCCCGTGCCGCACTCTTGCGTCGCGACCCGTGGACACCGCGGAAGTGCAGACACTACTCTGGTCCTTCCATAGGTTCAGTCATTTGTGGCTCAGGGCCTGTTAGAAATCCTGTGGAGTACTGTATAAGCTGATATAGAAAAtgtaacaaaaaacaacaactaaaGAGCTTTTCTGCTTTGCCTCTCCTCATTGTCATATAGGGAAACCAACAagcgtgtgtgagatggtggGTAAAGCTGACCTGTGGTTCATCCGCTCCCACTGGGTCTGGGAGTACCCAAGACCCTTCCCTCCAAACTTCATCTTTATTGGAGGTCATCACTGCAAACCTGCTAAACCACTTCCTCTTGTAAGTcaacagatatacacaggtcatctgctggaaacattaggcctagtttttggtcaaagttttctccttggattcctggtcagaacccctattggaacagattaaaacttggggcatgttgaattttgtccaaaaatccaatatggccaccgTATTCCAAAATGCcacatttttacacactttttcctatgctatggggacatttccagtaaaaacagtgtcattttagcaaaaaaaaaactgttcttTTCTATCAAATACATATTTACTGAGGTTAAATGATGATTTTAAAAACCTAAGTATTtttctaacaattttaaatcattaaaaaattactagatgtaccgcatagcggtacaaaatatgaccgccgctcagtcttgtacatccattccgcgaaaataaatcatataaatgaatttgtctccatcttctactccatcccccactcttgaaacttttgtgtatgcttgtttgaatgtgtgtttgcgggcgctacacaaaagtagcctaggctgcaaaggtgaatagatttgtagcacttgccaaaaaatttgtagcattgttataaaacctttaaaatatcttaacaatcacaagtagggcagttcatcacagtcaatccattgcaactggactgatgaaaggtacacctgtaggctacattgtatttgggaaaagcagaaggtagcagcataatgtatttatttatttattattttacaaaacaatccctgtcagttccatgccgttttcaacagctatcaagaagagaggtcatgtcatggatttttgtgaatgtttcttcttctacatatgcataagtttagtcatctagttcatatgatattcagctttattgtcaatgcacaaattaaataccagtagtctaaaacaaaatgccgttttacccagtggtgcaaaaaactgacatgtccaaaagggccttcctgaaatgcgttgctagactgctacacattttaacgggccaagttgaagagctactgtccgttattgtttgtgcaaataatatgctgattcatgttcccttgcattttgcaactatgaggtccatggttagtctggctttcgccagaccaagctcaatcttttaagaaatcgaaaaggaatcgccggcagatcaggctgagttcacccagcctagtccattgtaggcgcctgatagaaatattgtttaattttgcaattgagatatccacgcactagcgcagctgtgtgaatcacggaaagcgacacttactaaatggaacccaacccactgtacagtagctcaaggtctatggctaaagcagccataatgaaagcgttatcattgtttggatacttcacacacacgtgttttttaatcacATAGACTtctactaccaagctggaatcaaagcacatcgactccccactcacaccctaaacacgcacttcgaacaaacaaaaaacgtctcagtctcacggtatagccataggcaaaactgtattggaccggtgtaacgttgaaatcatccatcgcaaagaatgatttttgtagcacatgcaacaaaaatgtgtaggtacagccctgccctcgatacatctctcaacgtgcgctctaaaacatttggtttaaatggagatgtagatcacgggtgcgttaataaatctacattgtggcgagttgacacaaattattcactttgacgaatttatgtagtttcagtcctagttactttactttgagccatgctcttccttacttgaatcaccttcgaaaatagcctatatgggtgtttgggaatgaacgttgactcagatgctttttgagactttgagctaaatgtcccagcccggtgtttaggatcatcaggttatctttcaggtagcctatattttccattagaaaaccatcaggtagcgaacgtgttgtggctaactcacttagctcctgttagtagcctaggttatggttataggcctaagcaaatgagatgacagtcaaaagatgcaattagtgctgttatcaattttcttggtagcctataaccgcatttatggttttctacaaatacatcaataatcaaattggcctctatcactcaaccaatgctaacggtaacattattttacctactctaggctattgatataatttaagattaacgtagcctacctgcagtaaaaaccaagcatgtctgataaacattagcagatttatttcggcttcaagaagaaatgggaattacatgtcatgcagaaatcatcctacctttattagacgttctctgcggtacactacagtcttgtccttgtaggaagcgtagtgtctttccaac is a genomic window containing:
- the LOC125303311 gene encoding UDP-glucuronosyltransferase 2C1-like isoform X1 is translated as MLLLCAADRSGDIHHCTYSEKTFWPEMASVNPSLLLLALLVCGLHCIHSGQVLVNPGEYSHWQNMRVIVEELVERNHSVTVLVNTASPTVNLTRQERFRFHLFNVPLQKENMTALWDDFVDLWKYQMNGTGWQVLSKTSDLMASFNSYISVICKALVGNKTLVEDLRRSRYEVILTDPFTPCGDLMADALDVPFIITMRITFGFIYERMCGQMPTLPSFVPCTPILATDQMNFRERLVNFGSYFMHSAMFLLHTSKYLSSVYSEIKGKPTSVCEMVGKADLWFIRSHWVWEYPRPFPPNFIFIGGHHCKPAKPLPLDLEEFVQSSGDDGIVVFTFGSMFKNLTEERRNMFVSALGQIPQKVVWGFGGERPRTLPANIRIYNWIPQKDLLGHPKTKAFISHGGSNGLYEAIYHGVPLLGVPLFADQPDNIFILEKKGAAIMLDFYNMNSDDLVKGLRAVINDPSYKENMMRLSRLHHDQPMKPLDRAVFWTEFVMRNKGAKHLRVQAHNLSWVQYYCLDVVLFLFSVAGLFGWLTFKSCRLCIRACCQKSHRKRKAE
- the LOC125303311 gene encoding UDP-glucuronosyltransferase 2B15-like isoform X2, yielding MLLLCAADRSGDIHHCTYSEKTFWPEMASVNPSLLLLALLVCGLHCIHSGQVLVNPGEYSHWQNMRVIVEELVERNHSVTVLVNTASPTVNLTRQERFRFHLFNVPLQKENMTALWDDFVDLWKYQMNGTGWQVLSKTSDLMASFNSYISVICKALVGNKTLVEDLRRSRYEVILTDPFTPCGDLMADALDVPFIITMRITFGFIYERMCGQMPTLPSFVPCTPILATDQMNFRERLVNFGSYFMHSAMFLLHTSKYLSSVYSEIKGKPTSVCEMVGKADLWFIRSHWVWEYPRPFPPNFIFIGGHHCKPAKPLPLVVWGFGGERPRTLPANIRIYNWIPQKDLLGHPKTKAFISHGGSNGLYEAIYHGVPLLGVPLFADQPDNIFILEKKGAAIMLDFYNMNSDDLVKGLRAVINDPSYKENMMRLSRLHHDQPMKPLDRAVFWTEFVMRNKGAKHLRVQAHNLSWVQYYCLDVVLFLFSVAGLFGWLTFKSCRLCIRACCQKSHRKRKAE